In Bacteroidales bacterium, the genomic window GAATTGCAAACCACCATACCCGGACTGTTTGCCACCGGAGAATCCAATTTCTCCGACCATGGGGCCAACAGGCTCGGGGCCTCGGCTTTGATGCAGGGACTTGCAGACGGATATTTCGTACTGCCCTATACCATCCAGAACTTCCTGGCCCATGAAATCAACACCCCCCGCTTTAAAACCGATCTGCCGGAATTTGAGCAGGCGGAAAAGGAGGTTCAGGAGCAACTGGAAAAGCTGATGGCCGTGAAAGGGACCATGAGTGTGGATACCCTCCATAAAAAACTTGGACACATCATGTGGAATTATGTGGGGATGGCCAGGAACAAGGAGGGACTGGAGAAAGCCATCCTGGAAATTGCAGACCTGAAGAAAGAATTCTGGAACAACGTGAATATCCCGGGTGAGCTGAACGATTTGAACGTGGAGTTGCAAAAGGCCAGCCGCCTGGCCGATTTTATAGAGCTCGGCGACCTGATGGCCAGGGATGCCCTGAACAGGGAGGAGTCCTGCGGGGGTCATTTCCGGGAGGAATACCAGACCGGAGAAGGAGAGGCCCTGCGTAATGACAAGGACTTTACTTATGTGGCTGCCTGGGAGTATAAGGGAGAGGACAAAGAGCATGTACTCCATAAAGAGCCCCTGAAATTTGAATACATCGAAGTCAAACAAAGGAATTATAAATAAGAGATAATCTGCCATGAACCTGAAACTGAAAATCTGGCGCCAGAAGGATCCCAACAGCAGGGGTAATTTTGTGAACTACCAGCTCCAAAATATTTCATCCGACAGCTCCTTCCTGGAAATGCTCGATGTTCTGAACGAAGAGTTGATCTCCAGGGGTGAAGAACCGGTCATTTATGACCACGACTGCCGGGAGGGGATCTGTGGTGCCTGTGGACTGTATATCAACGGCCGGCCGCACGGCCCCGACTCCCTGATCACGGTTTGCCAGCTGCATATGCGAAAATTCAGGGATGGCGACACCATTGTCATTGAGCCCTGGAGGGCCAGGGCCTTCCCGGTCATCAGGGACCTGATGGTGGACCGCAGTGCCTTTGACAAACTGATCCAGGAAGGAGGCTATGTGTCTGTAAATACAGGCAGCGCCCCCGATGCCAACAATATTCCCATAAAGAAGGAGTATGCCGACCTGGCCATGGATGCCGCCGCCTGCATCGGTTGCGGAGCCTGTGTTGCCGCTTGTAAGAATGCATCAGCCATGCTTTTTGTGGGCGCCAAAGTATCCCACCTCACCCTGCTGCCGCAGGGCAGGATAGAGGCCAGGGACCGGGTTCGTCATATGGTGGCTAAAATGGATGAACTGGGCTTTGGGAACTGCACCAATACGGGAGCTTGTGAGGCTGAATGTCCCAAGGGCATCAAGCTCACCAATATAGCCAGGCTGAACAGGGAGTATTACAAAGCGGCACTCTGATCACAACGCAGGCTTCCCTCCTTTTACGTGCAGGAACCCTTGCGATTTATCACTGTGGCATTTTTGCTTGCAGCGCCTACAAAGATTTATGCAGTAAATGTTTTAAGCGCAAGAGTAAAATTGCCACGGCATTGTTTATGAGCTCATGGTTTCCTCCACCTCTTCCACTGTTTTGGGAACGGGTGTGCCCAGTACCCTGCTGCCCGACCCGGTAATAAGCACATCGTCTTCGATCCTGACACCGCCAAAGCCCCGGTATTTATCCACCTGATCGTAGTTGATAAAGCGACCATGTTTCTGCTCTGCTTTCCACTGATCGATCAGGGCAGGAATAAAGTAGCAGCCGGGCTCATTGGTCACCACAAAACCGGGTTCCAGTTCGCGACCCATCCTCAGGTAGGCCAGTCCAAACTGATCGCTTCTTTTCACGGAAGAACTATATCCCACATAATTTTCTCCCAATCCTTCCATATCATGAACATCCAGGCCAAGCATATGGCCCAGCCCATGCGGAAAAAACAAGGCATGTGCCCCGGCTGATACGGCCTCATCAAGATCCCCTTTCATTAGGCCCAGATCCTGTAATCCCCCTGCAATGATCCTTGCAGCCATCAGGTGCACTTCCCGGTAGGTACGTCCGGGTATGGAGGCTTTAATGGTTTCGGTATTGGCCTTCAGAACGATGTTATAAATATCTTTCTGCTGGCTGGAGAATTTCCCCCCCACCGGAAAGGTCCTGGTAATATCGCTTGCATAACTTCTGGACGTTTCTGCCCCGGCATCGCAAACCACCATCCTCCCCTCCTTCAACTCGTTACCGTGATAATGGTTGTGCAGGGTCTGACCATCCATACTCAGAATGACCGGGAAAGAGACCGGTCCTCCATGGGAGAGAGCAATCCCTTCGATAGCTCCGGCCAGCTCCCTCTCAAAATTACCCGGGAAGCCCATCTTCATGGCCGTGGTATGCATGATCCAGGCCACATCCACGGCTTTCTCCATCTCTTCGATCTCGTACTTATCCTTCACGGAACGCAGCTTAACCACCGCTGCGATCAGCTCCCTGGATACCCTTTTCGAAAGCTCTTCATAATTCACTTCCATTAAATTCGACAGGCTCAATACCTGATCGCCCCGGTAGGTGGGCAGAAGATGTATTTTCCGGCCCGATTTTCTGACCTCCTTCAGAAAGTTAGCGAGGTCCTTTACAGATGCCGAGCGGTCAACTCCAATCCTGGCTGCCAGTTCACTGACCGCTGGCTGCTCGCCCATCCATATGATATCATCGATGCCAAAATCGTTGCCATACAGGATATCCCGGTCATTGTCCACATCGCATACTCCATAAAAACCCGGCCTGCTGATCCCGAAAAAATATAAAAAGCTGCTATCCTGCCTGAAATGGTAGGTATTCGCCCCGTAATTCATGGCACTCTCCTCGTTTCCCGGAAGCAGGATAACCCCATCCCCAACCAGTGCACGCAACATTTTTCTTCTCTGCCAGTAAACCTCTTTTGCAAACATATTG contains:
- a CDS encoding succinate dehydrogenase/fumarate reductase iron-sulfur subunit, producing the protein MNLKLKIWRQKDPNSRGNFVNYQLQNISSDSSFLEMLDVLNEELISRGEEPVIYDHDCREGICGACGLYINGRPHGPDSLITVCQLHMRKFRDGDTIVIEPWRARAFPVIRDLMVDRSAFDKLIQEGGYVSVNTGSAPDANNIPIKKEYADLAMDAAACIGCGACVAACKNASAMLFVGAKVSHLTLLPQGRIEARDRVRHMVAKMDELGFGNCTNTGACEAECPKGIKLTNIARLNREYYKAAL
- a CDS encoding aminopeptidase P family protein: MFAKEVYWQRRKMLRALVGDGVILLPGNEESAMNYGANTYHFRQDSSFLYFFGISRPGFYGVCDVDNDRDILYGNDFGIDDIIWMGEQPAVSELAARIGVDRSASVKDLANFLKEVRKSGRKIHLLPTYRGDQVLSLSNLMEVNYEELSKRVSRELIAAVVKLRSVKDKYEIEEMEKAVDVAWIMHTTAMKMGFPGNFERELAGAIEGIALSHGGPVSFPVILSMDGQTLHNHYHGNELKEGRMVVCDAGAETSRSYASDITRTFPVGGKFSSQQKDIYNIVLKANTETIKASIPGRTYREVHLMAARIIAGGLQDLGLMKGDLDEAVSAGAHALFFPHGLGHMLGLDVHDMEGLGENYVGYSSSVKRSDQFGLAYLRMGRELEPGFVVTNEPGCYFIPALIDQWKAEQKHGRFINYDQVDKYRGFGGVRIEDDVLITGSGSRVLGTPVPKTVEEVEETMSS